The Microbacterium trichothecenolyticum sequence CATCGAAGAGATGGTCTCCGTGCTGCTGAGCAACTCGTACACGCACAAGTCTCCTGAAGTTCAGACGCTCCTGAATGAAACCCTCGCGGAGCACGACCGAGCGAGTTATGCACTCTTTCTGATCGAGCAGATCGGTACCGAGACGCAGCGGTGGAAAGAGGCCGCATCGGCGCTTCGCGCCCTCGGCGGCGAGCCAGGCACCTTCTTGGACGCGCAGCACGTGTGGCAGAACACGGAAATTCTCGACGATGGCATCGATCAAGCAACGCCCTGACGGCGTGTGGCGCGCACGCTACGTCGGGCCGGACGGCAAGGAGTACGCGAAGCACGCGAAGCTGAAGCGCGACGCGCAGGCGTGGCTGGATGACGCCACCGCAGCTATGCAGGCGGGGACATGGGTGGACCCCCGCACGTCGAAGATGACCGTGGGGGAGTGGCTCGACACGTGGGAGGCCGGCTACGCCGGAAACCGCCCCGGGACGGTCAAGTCTGCAGCCACGCACCTCAAGCTCATCCGCGCGAAGTTCGGGACTCGGCAGCTGCGCAGCATCCGGTCATCGGACGTGAAGACGTGGATGGCCGAGCTCGCCGAAAAGTACGCGCGATCGTACGTCTACGCGATCCACCGGCGCCTGGCGCAGGTGTTCACGGATGCCGTCCACGATGGCGTGGTGGCGCGATCTCCGGTCTCGAGGCGTACGAGCCCTCCGGCAGCGTCTCAGCGGCCCTACGTGGCCACCACGGCGCAGGTGTGGGCCCTCTACGACGCCCTCCCACGCGCGTACCGCAACATGCTGCTGCTCGGAGCGTTCGCGGGGCTCCGACCCGGCGAGATCGCAGCGCTGAAACGGTCCGACGTCGACTGGGCTGCGCCGTCGATCGAGGTACGCGCGCAGCACGACGGCGCCGAGCTCAAGACAGAAGCATCGGCCGGGGTCGTGCCAATCCCAGGGGACCTGGCGACTATGCTCAAGGCTGACGCGGGGGAGAGCTATATCGTTCCCGGCGTCTTCGGCCGCGGCGTCACGGCATGGCACCTGAACGACGTGTGGGCGACGACGCGCGCCACGATTGAGGGTCTTCCGGAGGGGTTCCGGATCCAGGATCTCCGTCACTACTTCGCGAGTCTGCTCATCGCTGCCGGCCTCGATATCAAGGTCGTACAGACACGGATGCGGCACGCCTCCCCGGTCATCACGCTTCGCACCTACGCACACCTGTGGCCGGACACGGATGACACGTCGCGCGCGGCCGTGGCGAGCGTTTTGAGCGCGCGAAAGAGCCCCCCGGGTGCGGACCCGGAGGGCTCTTCGTTAGCTTCTGCGGACTGAACGCGGACTAGAGACCGTGAATGCCCCGGAATCCCGGCGCTGGTGGTCAGACCCCGAAGTACAGCTCGTACTCGAAGGGGTGCGGGCGCTGAGCGATCGGCTGGATCTCGTTCTCGATCTTGTACTCGATCCAGGTCTCGATGAGCTCCTCGGTGAAGACGCCACCGGCGAGCAGGAACTCGTGGTCGGCGCGGAGGGCCTCGAGCGAGTCGAGCAGCGAGTTCGGGACCTGCGGGATGTTCTTGGCCTCTTCGGCGGGGAGCTCGTAGAGGTCCTTGTCGACGGGCTCGTGCGGCTCGATGCGGTTCTTGATGCCGTCGATGCCGGCCATGAGCTGGGCCGCGAACGCGAGGTACGGGTTGCCCGAGGCGTCGGGGGCGCGGAATTCGATGCGCTTGGCCTTGGGGTTCGTGCCCGTGATCGGGATACGGATGGCCGCGGAGCGGTTACCGGCCGAGTACACCAGGTTGACCGGCGCCTCGAAGCCCTTCACCAGACGGTGGTAGCTGTTGAGGGTCGGGTTGGTGAAGGCGAGCACGGCGGGGGCGTGAGCCAGGATGCCACCGATGTACCAGCGCGCGATGTCGGAGAGCCCGCCGTAACCGGTCTCCTCGTAGAACAGCGGCTTGCCGTCGTTCCACAGCGACTGGTGCGTGTGCATGCCCGAACCGTTGTCGCCGAAGAGCGGCTTCGGCATGAAGGTGGCGACCTTGCCCCACTCTTCGGCGGTGTTCTTGACGATGTACTTGAACTTCAGGATGTCGTCGGCCGCGTGCACCATGGTGTCGAAGCGGTAGTTGATCTCGGCCTGGCCGCCGGTGCCCACCTCGTGGTGCGCGCGCTCGAGGATGAGGCCGGCCTCGATGAGCTTCAGGCTGATGTCGTCGCGCAGGTCGGCCTGCTTGTCGACGGGCGAGACGGGGAAGTACCCACCCTTGTAAGGGGTCTTGTTGGCGAGGTTTCCGCCCTCTTCCACGCGGCCCGTGTTCCAGGCGCCTTCCTCGGAGTCTACCGAGTAGAAGCTCGCGTTCTGCTTCACTTCATAGCGGACGTCGTCGAAGATGTAGAACTCAGCCTCGGGAGCGAAGTACGCGGTGTCGGCGATGCCGGTCGACGCGAGGTACTTCTCGGCCTTCTTGGCGACCTGACGCGGGTCCTTCGAGTAGATCTCACCGTTGCGCGGGTTGTAGATGTCGAAGACCATGACGAGCGTCTTCGCCTCGCGGAACGGGTCGAGGTACGCCGTCGTCACGTCGGGGATGAGCTGCATGTCCGACTCGTGGATGTTCGCGAACCCGCGGATCGACGAGCCATCGAACAGCTGTCCGACGGTGAAGAACTCCTCGTCGACGGTCGAGGCGGGGATGTTGAAGTGCTGCTGCACACCAGGAAGATCCGTGAAACGGATGTCGAGGAACTTGACGTCCTCGTCCTGGATGAACTTGAGCACCTCGGACGAATCTTTGAACATGAAGACTCCAGAGGTAGAACATTCGGGATCGGGCCGACCTCGGCCAGCCTCCTCGACCCTATACAGAACCGGTGTCTCTGCGATATCTCGGATGTTTCCGGCATGTTACGCGGGCCCGATTACGCTGGTGCCGTGAGCGTCCCCGTAGACAACGAGTACCCGGGCCAACGGCTCGGCCTTCCCCGCGATGGTCGCGGCTCCATCGCGCGGCCGGGACGTCGTATCGCGGCGCTCCTGATCGACGTCGCCAGCGCAGGGCTCATTGGCTTCGCCTTCTTCTCCTCTCCGGATCCGGTGACCGGTGTGCCGTTCGCAAACCCGCTTGCGACGAACCTCATCTTCTTCGTCGTGCAGATCCTCTTCATCCCCCTCATCGGCGGCAGCCCCGGGCACCGCCTCATGGGAATGCGTCTGGAGCTGGCATCCGGAGGATGGGTCGGCCTCTGGCGCCCGATCGTGCGCACGGTGCTGCTGGCACTCGTGATCCCGGCCGTGGTCTGGGACGCGGATCAGCGCGGCCTGCACGACAAGGCGGTCGGAACCCTCCTGGTACGGTCCTGAGATGACGAAGGCCCCCGCTCGAGCGGGGGCCTTCGTCATCTCAGGACATCAGCGGGGACGCGGTGCGCGCATCTTGGTGGGGTCGACGCCCTTCGGGATCGGCAGCGACGACAGTCCCTGCGACACCGACGAGATGCGCTTGATGACCGCAGCCATGGTGGCGCGATCGACCTTCTTCGGCAGCGCCTTGATCGTCGATGCGAGCTTGGCGATCTCGACGTCGTCGTCACCGTGTCCGACGTAGAGCACCGTCACCGGCACGCCCGATGCGACGCGCTGCACGCGACCGCGTTCCTCGCCGACCAGACGCGTGAGACGGCTGCGGTTGCCCTCGCCGATCAACACCACACCGCCACGGCCGACGGCCCGGTACAGCGCCTCCTGGGTGCGAGGATTCACGGCGACGGGGTTCTCCGAGGCCTGCCAGTGACGGCCGAGGGAAGACGACAGCACGTGCCCGGTGGCACCCGGCATGCCGTCGATCTTCTTGTACATCGCCGTGGTCGACAGGCGCGTCATGGTGATCATGGATGCCAGGATGCCGGTGAGCAGGCCCGTCACACCCCACAGGATGATGCTCCATACCGCGGGCGGCGGGATGAGGAATCCGACGACGACGCCGAGCGCAATTCCGACGAGCACGATGGCCGCCAGCAGGAAGGGCAGCCACCGATACTCCTTCTGCGTGAAGGTGTAGAGGGTTTTCAGCTGCGAGAAGAAGCCCGGACGCTTCTCGGGCGTGGAAGTGCGAGCGGCCATAGGAACGATTCTATCTTCGCCGCCGGTGGCCCCTCCTCCCCACACGGTCGATCGTCGGGTTCATCCCCATTCGGCCCTGTGGCCCGTCGTCGCGTCGCGCGACTCCTGCAGCATCGCCGTATGCACAGCGGCACCTCTTCCGTCCTGGCCGAACCCCTCGACGCCTACGTACGACGCCGCGCCCGCAGCGCTCTCGCGCTCTCAGACGGAGAAGCGACCACCGCGGCGGTCGGGCTGCTTCGCGGATGCCGCGGCGCCGGCGACCAGACACGCACCGTGTGCTGGTGGCTCACCGCCGAGGGGCGCCCGACGATGATCGACGACGAGGACGGCTCCGATCCACTGACCGCCACCGCCGAATGTCTGCAGGCGCTCACCCACCTGATCACGGCGCCGGCGACCCGCGCGCTGTTCGACGTGGCGCGAGCGAGCATCCTCGAGCGTCGAACCGACGTCTCAGAAGACGTCGAGAAACGCCTGTTCCGCCACGCGCCGCCGCGTCCGCTCGTGCTCGGACCGCTCGCGCCCGTTGTCGAACCGGTGCCGACCGCCACCACGCCGCACGCTCCAGGGGAGGGGCTTCTCGCGCTGGTCGACGCCGATCTCTCCGATGCGATCCGCTCTGCCGCGCGTGACCTGCGTGACCGGCTGCGCGCGTCGCGGGCACTGCGCCTGACGCTCTCGGCCCTCGGCGGTACAGCGGTGGCGGTCGTCGCCGTGCTGGCCTTCTCCGCGCCGGAGAGTGGGTCGTCCAGTGCAAGCTCCGTCGTCGAGTCCGACGCGATCGCCAGCCCCGTGGCATCCACTGTCGAGACCGAGCCGCGCGTGCCCCTGTCCGACGACGTGGTGGAGGCCGCCCGCGCACTGCTCGCGCGCGCGTCGTCGTGCGCCGTCGGCGAGCACTGCTCGAGTGACGTCTGGGAAGACGGAGAGCAGACGGGTGACGCACTCATCCCCGTCGACGAGGCGACCCGCATCGAACTCATCGACGACTTCGGCGGCGTCACCGTCGTCCGCGTCGGCGACCCGGGGACGGGCCAGTACGTCACGCTCGTGAGTCGAAACGACAGATGGCTGGTCCGCGCCGTCAGAACGATCGCGGACCAGCCATCATGAGCTGGTGCTCGACAGGATCAGATGCCGAGGTCTCCCTCGAACTGCGCGGCCTCGAGACGAGCCTTGACGGCGCCCAAGAAGCGAGCGGCGTCGGCGCCGTCGATGATGCGATGGTCGTACGACAGCGCCAGGTAGACGTACGAGCGCACGGCGATCGCGTCTTTGCCGTCGACCGAGACGATGCCCGGCTTCTTCACGACCGCGCCCAGGCCCAGGATGGCCGACTGGGGCAGGAAGACGATCGGCGTGTCGAACAGCGCCCCACGCGAACCGGTATTGGTCAGCGTGAAGGTGCCGCCGGCAAGCTCGTCGGGCTTGAGCTTGTTGTCACGCGTGCGCGCCGCGAGGTCGGCGATCTCCCGAGCGAGCTGTGCGATGTTCTTCTCGCCCGCGTTCTTGACGACCGGGGTGAGCAGTCCGCGCTCGGTGTCGACCGCGATCGAGACGTTCTCGTGCGCCGGGTAGACGATCTCGTCGCCCTCGACCGTGGAGTTGATGATCGGGTACGTCTTCAGCGCCTCGACCGCGGCGATCGCGAAGAACGGCAGGAACGACAGCTTGTCGCCCGTCTTCTGCTGGAACTCGCCCTTCGTACGGTCACGCAGGGCCGCGAGCTTGGTGACGTCGACCTCGACGACGGTCGTCAGCTGGGCCGTCGCCTGCATCGATGCGACCGCACGCTCGGCGATCACCTTGCGCAGACGCGACATCTTCTGCGTCGTGCCGCGCAGGGGCGAGACCTCGACGGGCGCCGATGCGGCCGGCGCCGCGGCCGCGGGAGCCGCGGCGGGGGCAGACTTGGCAGCCTCGGCGGCCTTCAGCACGTCTTCCTTGCGGATACGGCCGCCGACACCGCTGCCCGTGACCGACTTCAGGTCGACGCCCTGCTGCTGAGCGAGGCGACGCACGAGCGGCGTGACATAGGTGACGTCGTCGTTCGACGACGCGGAAACCGACTGCTCGGCGGGCTTCTCGGGGACGGGGGCCGGCTTCGCCTCCGCGACCGGAGCGGGCGACTGCGCCGGCTGCTCGGCGGGCTTCTCTTCGGCGACGGG is a genomic window containing:
- a CDS encoding tyrosine-type recombinase/integrase; the encoded protein is MASIKQRPDGVWRARYVGPDGKEYAKHAKLKRDAQAWLDDATAAMQAGTWVDPRTSKMTVGEWLDTWEAGYAGNRPGTVKSAATHLKLIRAKFGTRQLRSIRSSDVKTWMAELAEKYARSYVYAIHRRLAQVFTDAVHDGVVARSPVSRRTSPPAASQRPYVATTAQVWALYDALPRAYRNMLLLGAFAGLRPGEIAALKRSDVDWAAPSIEVRAQHDGAELKTEASAGVVPIPGDLATMLKADAGESYIVPGVFGRGVTAWHLNDVWATTRATIEGLPEGFRIQDLRHYFASLLIAAGLDIKVVQTRMRHASPVITLRTYAHLWPDTDDTSRAAVASVLSARKSPPGADPEGSSLASAD
- the glnA gene encoding type I glutamate--ammonia ligase: MFKDSSEVLKFIQDEDVKFLDIRFTDLPGVQQHFNIPASTVDEEFFTVGQLFDGSSIRGFANIHESDMQLIPDVTTAYLDPFREAKTLVMVFDIYNPRNGEIYSKDPRQVAKKAEKYLASTGIADTAYFAPEAEFYIFDDVRYEVKQNASFYSVDSEEGAWNTGRVEEGGNLANKTPYKGGYFPVSPVDKQADLRDDISLKLIEAGLILERAHHEVGTGGQAEINYRFDTMVHAADDILKFKYIVKNTAEEWGKVATFMPKPLFGDNGSGMHTHQSLWNDGKPLFYEETGYGGLSDIARWYIGGILAHAPAVLAFTNPTLNSYHRLVKGFEAPVNLVYSAGNRSAAIRIPITGTNPKAKRIEFRAPDASGNPYLAFAAQLMAGIDGIKNRIEPHEPVDKDLYELPAEEAKNIPQVPNSLLDSLEALRADHEFLLAGGVFTEELIETWIEYKIENEIQPIAQRPHPFEYELYFGV
- a CDS encoding RDD family protein, with amino-acid sequence MLRGPDYAGAVSVPVDNEYPGQRLGLPRDGRGSIARPGRRIAALLIDVASAGLIGFAFFSSPDPVTGVPFANPLATNLIFFVVQILFIPLIGGSPGHRLMGMRLELASGGWVGLWRPIVRTVLLALVIPAVVWDADQRGLHDKAVGTLLVRS
- a CDS encoding DUF4191 domain-containing protein, producing MAARTSTPEKRPGFFSQLKTLYTFTQKEYRWLPFLLAAIVLVGIALGVVVGFLIPPPAVWSIILWGVTGLLTGILASMITMTRLSTTAMYKKIDGMPGATGHVLSSSLGRHWQASENPVAVNPRTQEALYRAVGRGGVVLIGEGNRSRLTRLVGEERGRVQRVASGVPVTVLYVGHGDDDVEIAKLASTIKALPKKVDRATMAAVIKRISSVSQGLSSLPIPKGVDPTKMRAPRPR
- the sucB gene encoding 2-oxoglutarate dehydrogenase, E2 component, dihydrolipoamide succinyltransferase, translated to MSTSVVLPALGESVTEGTVTRWLKQVGDTVQEDEGLLEISTDKVDTEIPSPVSGVIEEILVQEDETVEVGAVLVKIGDGSGSASSGDAPEAASAAEPAAPAQEAAPAEAAPAEQAAPAAPAESGDSTEVKLPELGESVTEGTVTRWLKAIGDDVAVDEPLLEISTDKVDTEIPSPVAGTLQEILVQEDETVNVGATLARIGSGAAPAAQPEPPAQPEAPAQPVAEEKPAEQPAQSPAPVAEAKPAPVPEKPAEQSVSASSNDDVTYVTPLVRRLAQQQGVDLKSVTGSGVGGRIRKEDVLKAAEAAKSAPAAAPAAAAPAASAPVEVSPLRGTTQKMSRLRKVIAERAVASMQATAQLTTVVEVDVTKLAALRDRTKGEFQQKTGDKLSFLPFFAIAAVEALKTYPIINSTVEGDEIVYPAHENVSIAVDTERGLLTPVVKNAGEKNIAQLAREIADLAARTRDNKLKPDELAGGTFTLTNTGSRGALFDTPIVFLPQSAILGLGAVVKKPGIVSVDGKDAIAVRSYVYLALSYDHRIIDGADAARFLGAVKARLEAAQFEGDLGI